Proteins found in one Amycolatopsis umgeniensis genomic segment:
- a CDS encoding carbonic anhydrase family protein, producing MTHRRLTAFVVPLALAGFLLTAGGTAQSRQPAQSPVDISLGAIRFDPTLPKLNVSYGHSDLDLEYVRKDASDANGCGTRNHEETEEAVVRPGSGHVTLAGVRYELEQFHFHTPSEHRFQGRTDPLEMHFVHRSAAGKLLVIGVPLRSGAASPVDRVLAKLAPECGETVALADFDLDTLLPRDRGTLRYDGSLTTAPFIEGVQWFLMSERTVSPATIARFQGLFGGGNARAPQPLNGRHLTAVPQI from the coding sequence GTGACACACAGGCGCCTTACCGCATTCGTCGTTCCCCTCGCCCTCGCCGGATTCCTGCTGACCGCGGGCGGCACCGCCCAGTCGCGGCAACCGGCACAGAGCCCTGTCGACATCTCACTCGGCGCGATCCGGTTCGATCCCACCCTGCCGAAGCTGAACGTCTCCTACGGCCATTCGGATCTGGACCTGGAATACGTCCGAAAGGACGCATCGGACGCCAACGGGTGCGGTACGAGAAATCACGAAGAAACCGAGGAGGCCGTGGTCAGACCCGGCTCCGGGCACGTCACGCTCGCCGGGGTCCGCTACGAACTCGAACAGTTCCATTTCCACACCCCGTCCGAGCATCGCTTCCAGGGTCGGACCGATCCGCTGGAAATGCATTTCGTGCACCGCAGCGCCGCCGGGAAACTGCTGGTGATCGGCGTCCCGCTGCGCTCGGGCGCCGCGTCGCCGGTGGATCGCGTCCTGGCGAAGCTCGCGCCGGAATGCGGCGAGACGGTGGCGCTGGCGGACTTCGACCTCGACACGCTCCTGCCCCGCGACCGCGGCACGCTCCGGTACGACGGCTCGCTCACCACGGCCCCGTTCATCGAAGGCGTGCAGTGGTTCCTGATGTCCGAGCGGACCGTCTCGCCCGCGACGATCGCGCGGTTCCAGGGCCTGTTCGGCGGCGGCAACGCCCGCGCGCCGCAGCCGCTCAACGGACGGCACCTCACCGCGGTGCCGCAGATTTGA
- a CDS encoding sensor histidine kinase — protein sequence MPVLEILVDRFRARVQVSLTRAGLSLPWWGALCASAVSFVFTAVALVQRDALLPPEPIALAGLIVIAPSLIWTITDWIMPWVRMTALIAATVVLLIEPVLPDFAPLLLLVAATEAGSVLRTTWGIAIVTVTGELVLVVAGIWGGLIGGPVYMVAILLGLSGGLMVRWYTRVLDAERVNRDASRDKALLAERQRIAREVHDVVGHSLSITLLHLTGARRALQQDRDVDEAIEALTEAEQVGRAAMADIRRTVGLLADTPSGNTPLPGVEDIATLVERTRVAGLAVRYTQEGDLGRVGASEGLGLYRIVQESLVNVVKHAPGATAEVRLDAGRSGAKLIVSNTLPAGARRTSEDGSGLAGMAVRAAQLGADLSAGPNGRQWIVEVTVPGAKP from the coding sequence ATGCCCGTGCTGGAGATCTTGGTGGACCGGTTCCGGGCACGGGTGCAGGTCAGTCTCACCCGGGCCGGACTGAGCCTGCCCTGGTGGGGGGCGTTGTGCGCGAGCGCGGTGAGCTTCGTGTTCACGGCGGTCGCGCTGGTGCAACGGGACGCCCTGCTGCCGCCCGAGCCGATCGCGCTGGCCGGGCTGATCGTGATCGCGCCGTCGCTGATCTGGACGATCACCGACTGGATCATGCCGTGGGTGCGGATGACGGCGCTGATCGCCGCCACCGTCGTCCTGCTCATCGAGCCCGTGCTCCCGGATTTCGCGCCGTTGCTGCTGCTGGTCGCGGCCACCGAAGCGGGCAGTGTCCTGCGGACGACGTGGGGGATCGCGATCGTCACCGTCACGGGTGAACTGGTCCTGGTCGTCGCGGGGATCTGGGGTGGGCTGATCGGCGGGCCGGTGTACATGGTCGCGATCCTGCTCGGTCTCAGCGGCGGGCTCATGGTCCGCTGGTACACCAGGGTGCTGGACGCCGAACGCGTCAACCGTGACGCTTCCCGTGACAAGGCCCTGCTGGCCGAACGCCAGCGGATCGCGCGCGAGGTGCACGACGTCGTCGGCCATTCGCTCAGCATCACGCTGCTGCACCTGACCGGGGCCCGGCGCGCGTTGCAGCAGGATCGCGACGTCGACGAGGCGATCGAGGCGCTCACCGAGGCCGAGCAGGTGGGGCGCGCCGCGATGGCCGACATCCGCCGCACGGTCGGCCTGCTCGCCGACACCCCGTCGGGCAACACCCCGCTGCCGGGGGTGGAGGACATCGCGACGCTGGTGGAACGCACCCGGGTCGCCGGTCTGGCGGTGCGCTATACACAGGAAGGCGACCTCGGCCGGGTAGGCGCCTCGGAAGGATTGGGCCTCTACCGGATCGTGCAGGAATCACTCGTCAACGTCGTCAAACACGCCCCCGGCGCGACAGCGGAGGTCCGGCTGGACGCCGGCCGCTCGGGCGCGAAGCTCATCGTCAGCAACACCCTTCCCGCCGGTGCCCGTCGCACGTCCGAGGACGGATCTGGACTGGCGGGGATGGCCGTGCGCGCGGCCCAGCTCGGCGCCGACCTCAGCGCCGGGCCCAACGGCAGGCAGTGGATCGTGGAGGTCACCGTGCCGGGAGCCAAACCGTGA
- a CDS encoding class I SAM-dependent methyltransferase yields the protein MAETTTVGKIFERLLGPSAAVSITAYDGSTSGPAGAPVSIHVRSPLALTYLMSSPGDLGLARAYVAGALDVDGDLYSALRALVAQVDQLSPADRLWLLRKLGPKHLRRVAPPAEELPSRLKRGLDGLRHSKTRDSNAISNHYDVSNRFYELVLGPSMAYTCAAYPSADASLEEAQAHKFDLVCRKLDLRPGMRLLDVGCGWGGMVEHAVAHYGVEALGVTLSREQAQWAQKDIVTKGLADRAEVRHLDYRDVTETGFDAVSSIGLTEHIGARNLPSYFRFLAGKLKPRGRLLNHCITNPDTSVAHSSRGFIDRYVFPDGELESVGEIATAMHDSGLEVRHSENLREHYATTLGAWCANLDANWDEAVVEAGAGRSRVWALYMAACRLAFERREIELHQVLGVKVGPDGDAGMPLRPDWGV from the coding sequence ATGGCTGAGACGACGACCGTCGGGAAGATCTTCGAGCGGTTGCTCGGCCCGAGCGCCGCGGTGTCCATCACCGCTTACGACGGCAGCACGAGCGGTCCGGCGGGCGCACCGGTGTCGATCCACGTGCGGTCACCGCTGGCACTGACGTATCTGATGTCGTCGCCGGGAGACCTCGGTCTCGCCCGCGCGTATGTCGCCGGCGCGCTCGATGTGGACGGTGACCTCTATTCGGCGCTGCGTGCGCTCGTGGCCCAGGTCGATCAGCTCAGTCCAGCCGACCGGCTGTGGCTGCTGCGCAAACTCGGTCCCAAGCATCTGCGCCGCGTCGCCCCGCCCGCCGAGGAACTGCCGAGCCGTCTCAAGCGCGGCCTCGACGGATTGCGGCACTCCAAGACGCGCGACAGCAACGCGATCTCGAACCACTACGACGTCTCGAACCGGTTCTACGAACTGGTGCTGGGCCCGTCGATGGCCTACACCTGTGCCGCGTATCCGTCCGCCGACGCCTCGCTGGAAGAGGCGCAGGCGCACAAATTCGACCTGGTGTGCCGGAAACTCGACCTCCGGCCGGGGATGCGGCTGCTGGACGTCGGCTGCGGCTGGGGCGGGATGGTCGAACACGCCGTCGCGCACTACGGCGTCGAGGCGCTCGGTGTCACCCTTTCGCGCGAACAGGCGCAGTGGGCGCAAAAGGACATCGTGACGAAGGGGCTCGCGGACCGGGCCGAGGTGCGGCACCTCGACTACCGCGACGTCACCGAAACGGGTTTCGACGCGGTGTCGTCGATCGGGCTCACCGAACACATCGGCGCGCGGAACCTCCCGTCGTACTTCCGTTTCCTCGCCGGGAAACTGAAGCCGCGAGGACGCCTGCTGAACCACTGCATCACCAACCCGGACACCTCGGTCGCACACAGTTCGCGCGGGTTCATCGACCGGTATGTGTTCCCCGACGGCGAACTGGAGTCCGTCGGGGAGATCGCCACCGCGATGCACGACAGCGGGCTCGAGGTGCGGCACTCGGAAAACCTGCGCGAGCACTACGCCACCACACTGGGCGCATGGTGCGCCAACCTCGACGCGAACTGGGACGAGGCCGTCGTCGAAGCGGGCGCCGGGCGGAGCCGGGTCTGGGCGCTGTACATGGCCGCGTGCCGCCTCGCCTTCGAGCGGCGGGAGATCGAACTGCACCAGGTGCTCGGGGTGAAGGTCGGTCCGGACGGTGACGCGGGCATGCCCTTGCGCCCGGACTGGGGCGTTTAG
- a CDS encoding SGNH/GDSL hydrolase family protein, producing the protein MRVKHLVVAGILLLGVVPGAAAATPVSQGQAESAATNGWVGTWAAAPAAGVAGTDNGYPNFSIRNIVHTSAGGHEVRVRLSNAFGRTPVLFGRVTVAVAAGPDTPQAVPGTMRTLTFGGDSEVTVPPGADIVSDGAALTVPRDGDLLVTTYTPTPSGPVTYHPLAMQNSYFTRNGDKAADESAAAFPEKTAVWHYVSGVDVRGAGLRGSVVAIGDSITDGANSTWGANLRWPDQLADKISRDLGVLNAGISGNRLLLDGGNYGVNALARLDRDVLTQSGARTAIVFEGINDIQQTPHQADPNKIISALKQIATRAHDRGLRVLGATITPWKGWGSYTPQLEETRQAVNRFIRTSRLFDGYIDFDAVIRDPADPQRMKPEYDSGDHLHPGDKGFTAMADAVPLSRLR; encoded by the coding sequence ATGCGCGTGAAGCATCTCGTGGTGGCGGGAATCCTGCTGCTGGGTGTCGTACCGGGAGCCGCCGCGGCGACTCCCGTGAGCCAAGGCCAAGCGGAAAGCGCCGCCACGAACGGCTGGGTCGGCACCTGGGCGGCGGCGCCCGCGGCCGGGGTGGCCGGGACCGACAACGGCTACCCGAACTTCTCGATCCGCAACATCGTGCACACCAGCGCCGGCGGGCACGAGGTGCGCGTGCGGCTGTCCAACGCCTTCGGCCGGACGCCGGTGCTGTTCGGCCGGGTGACCGTCGCGGTCGCCGCCGGCCCCGACACGCCGCAGGCGGTCCCCGGCACGATGCGCACGCTGACCTTCGGCGGCGACAGCGAGGTCACCGTTCCGCCCGGCGCCGACATCGTCAGCGACGGCGCGGCGCTCACCGTGCCGAGGGACGGCGACCTCCTGGTGACCACGTACACCCCGACGCCGTCCGGCCCGGTCACGTACCACCCGCTGGCCATGCAGAACTCGTACTTCACCCGGAACGGCGACAAGGCCGCCGACGAGTCGGCCGCGGCGTTCCCGGAGAAGACCGCCGTCTGGCATTACGTGTCCGGAGTGGACGTGCGGGGCGCGGGGCTGCGGGGCAGTGTCGTGGCGATCGGCGACTCGATCACCGACGGGGCGAACTCGACCTGGGGCGCGAACCTGCGCTGGCCCGATCAGCTCGCCGACAAGATCAGCCGGGACCTGGGCGTGCTCAACGCCGGGATCAGCGGGAACAGGCTGCTGCTCGACGGTGGCAACTACGGCGTCAACGCGCTCGCCCGGCTCGACCGGGACGTGCTGACGCAGTCCGGCGCGCGGACCGCGATCGTGTTCGAAGGCATCAACGACATCCAGCAGACGCCGCATCAGGCCGATCCGAACAAGATCATCTCGGCGCTGAAACAGATCGCCACCCGGGCGCACGATCGCGGTCTGCGGGTGCTCGGCGCGACGATCACGCCGTGGAAGGGCTGGGGTTCGTACACGCCGCAGCTGGAGGAGACCCGGCAAGCGGTCAACCGGTTCATCCGGACCAGCAGGCTCTTCGACGGGTACATCGACTTCGACGCGGTGATCCGCGATCCCGCCGACCCGCAGCGGATGAAACCCGAGTACGACTCCGGCGATCACCTCCACCCCGGGGACAAGGGCTTCACCGCCATGGCGGACGCCGTCCCGCTGTCGCGGCTGAGGTAG
- a CDS encoding MmcQ/YjbR family DNA-binding protein, producing the protein MTPAALRKLCLSFPGACEEFPFDEHSSVFKVSGKMFALSPLKAKPLRINLKCEPDLAVRLRAEHPAIIPGYHMNKQHWNTVQLDGSLTDGFVRELIEDSYDLVVAGLPKREQEKLKWVALSQE; encoded by the coding sequence ATGACCCCTGCCGCTCTCCGGAAGCTCTGTCTCAGCTTCCCAGGTGCCTGTGAGGAGTTCCCGTTCGACGAGCACTCCAGCGTGTTCAAGGTCTCGGGCAAGATGTTCGCGCTCAGCCCGCTCAAGGCGAAACCGCTGCGGATCAACCTCAAATGCGAGCCCGACCTCGCTGTCCGGTTGCGCGCCGAACATCCGGCGATCATCCCCGGGTACCACATGAACAAGCAGCACTGGAACACCGTCCAGCTGGACGGTTCGCTGACCGACGGCTTCGTCCGTGAGCTGATCGAGGACTCGTACGACCTCGTCGTCGCGGGCCTGCCGAAACGAGAACAGGAGAAGCTGAAGTGGGTCGCGCTCAGCCAGGAATGA
- a CDS encoding FAD-binding oxidoreductase has protein sequence MASGESGIRATARLVRFAEHEARAEALRAQLAGLHGTIRLAKRTSNLFRARTTTSTPGLDVSGFTHVLDVDPLARTAEVEGMVTYEQLVDATLPHGLMPLVVPQLKTITLGGAVTGLGIESSSFRNGLVHESVLEMELLTGDGRIVVARADNEHSDLFHGFPNSYGTLGYALRLKIELEPVKPYVRLDHVRYENTEEYFAALDEACRTGSADFVDGTVFGPGEQYLTLGTFTTSAPATSDYTWLDIYYKSIRERETDHLTVRDYLWRWDTDWFWCSRAFGVQSRLPRLLLGRKLLRSSVYWKLVALDRRFGIAAKILKLRRLPPEETVVQDIEVPLSRAAEFLDFFRREIPISPVWICPLKQRPGGANSPLYEMEPETRYVNFGFWSAVPLDPGEEPDTHNRLIEAEVTRLGGRKSLYSDSFYTEDEFWRLYNGDAYRKLKTAYDPDGRLLDLYAKCVRRR, from the coding sequence ATGGCTAGCGGCGAAAGCGGTATCCGAGCGACGGCGCGGCTGGTCCGGTTCGCCGAACACGAAGCCCGCGCGGAGGCGCTCCGTGCTCAGCTGGCGGGCCTGCACGGCACGATCCGGCTGGCGAAGCGGACGTCGAACCTCTTCCGGGCACGGACGACGACCAGCACACCCGGACTGGACGTCTCGGGGTTCACGCACGTCCTCGACGTCGATCCCTTGGCGCGTACGGCCGAGGTCGAGGGCATGGTCACCTACGAGCAACTGGTGGACGCGACCCTGCCCCACGGGCTGATGCCGCTGGTCGTGCCGCAGCTCAAGACGATCACGCTCGGCGGCGCTGTCACCGGCCTCGGCATCGAGTCGTCGTCGTTCCGCAACGGCCTCGTGCACGAGTCGGTGCTGGAGATGGAACTGCTCACCGGCGACGGCCGGATCGTCGTCGCGCGGGCCGACAACGAGCACAGCGACCTGTTCCACGGCTTCCCGAACTCGTACGGCACGCTCGGCTACGCGCTGCGGCTGAAGATCGAGCTGGAACCGGTCAAACCGTACGTGCGGCTCGACCACGTCCGGTACGAAAACACCGAGGAGTACTTCGCGGCGCTGGACGAGGCCTGCCGCACCGGGTCGGCCGACTTCGTGGACGGAACGGTCTTCGGACCGGGCGAGCAGTACTTGACGCTCGGCACGTTCACCACCTCGGCGCCCGCGACCAGCGACTACACCTGGCTCGACATCTACTACAAGTCGATCCGCGAACGCGAGACCGACCACCTGACCGTCCGGGACTACCTGTGGCGCTGGGACACGGACTGGTTCTGGTGCTCGAGGGCGTTCGGCGTCCAAAGCAGGCTCCCCCGGCTGCTGCTGGGCAGGAAGCTGCTGCGGTCGTCGGTCTACTGGAAGCTGGTGGCGCTCGACCGCCGGTTCGGGATCGCCGCGAAAATTCTCAAGCTGCGCCGGCTTCCCCCGGAAGAGACCGTCGTCCAGGACATCGAGGTGCCGCTGTCGCGTGCCGCGGAGTTCCTGGACTTCTTCCGCCGCGAGATCCCGATCAGCCCGGTGTGGATCTGCCCGCTGAAGCAGCGGCCGGGCGGCGCGAACTCGCCGCTGTACGAAATGGAACCCGAAACGCGGTACGTCAACTTCGGCTTCTGGTCCGCGGTCCCCCTGGACCCCGGCGAGGAGCCGGATACGCACAATCGGCTGATCGAGGCCGAAGTGACGCGACTCGGCGGGCGGAAGTCGCTGTACTCAGACAGTTTCTATACCGAAGACGAGTTCTGGCGGCTCTACAACGGTGACGCCTACCGAAAACTGAAGACGGCCTACGACCCCGACGGCCGCTTGCTCGACCTGTACGCGAAATGCGTGCGGCGGCGGTGA
- a CDS encoding AfsR/SARP family transcriptional regulator, producing MRNEGGIMQDSRLRFEVLGPLRAWQGETRLDLGPVRQQAVLAALLLRPDVTVSHHELTDGLWERPPESNVLPVYVRRLRDCLDTSGQKPRDSVIVSDRGGYRFASGGVRLDVARLEEIAVVAAAAEETGDFITAVDTFADALGLFHGEPLTGLPGAFVQGERRRLEERRLLLLRRKLRAQLKLGRFDEVIGELSALVSADPPSEPLAALLMRALYGGGRQAEALEVFTDVRERLVEQLGVEPGEELRQVQEAVLRGDDALLGVSQRKETPRRIRNELPATNGELVGREREFALLVEDGDPEAVTVDAVDGVPGAGKTTLAVRAAHRLRESYPDGALFVDLHGYTEGREPVTPERALRRLLRAVGVEDGAMPDDLDELAASWRAATVHLRLLLVLDNAESAGQVRPLLPSGPGSRVLVTSRRRLSGLDADRRVSLGALGLEAAERLLGRIVGAPRAEGERFAVRALAGLCGRLPLALRIAGARLQNRPMWTFKDLVDRMSDDERRLGELTAEDRSVEVALRLSYEQLRPAEQRAFGVLGLTPTPEFDRLSVAALLDCSPAEAERQLESLVDASLVQEPASGRYRLHDLVGVYARRLAGELPGEVVEEARKRVYGLYLGAARRASEWGVARFPLESGDGPFTGQRDASAWLDAVGDLPEVVTQAAEAGLDGLACSIAEGLVDYLARQQRYHESRTALQIALPLAERAEDERLVSSLRFCLGYAYAMQGQLDRARGWFDEALRAGQASGDRGVEARALGGLTMADLIAGRHDLAIPGMRRVMIMAEEVGDGWLAERTLSALGYLAYLRGEHDEALVHLGRARDLSEEIGSPGMLARVLCHSGTVRLETGRFAEAVLDLRRSVELAEETTDGLLIATSLARLGAAELELGNLGEAFELQRRALTAVTEETIIGMESEIRNRLGRTHLAAGDPAAAREHFEWVLTTIGPDGDSLQRSLALEGLDLTRQSAHRR from the coding sequence ATGCGAAACGAAGGGGGGATCATGCAGGACTCGCGGCTTCGCTTCGAGGTGCTCGGCCCGTTGCGGGCCTGGCAAGGGGAGACGAGACTGGACCTCGGTCCGGTCCGGCAGCAGGCCGTGCTGGCCGCGCTGCTGCTGCGCCCGGACGTGACCGTCAGCCACCACGAACTCACCGACGGGCTCTGGGAACGGCCGCCGGAGTCGAATGTGCTGCCGGTGTACGTCCGGCGGCTGCGGGATTGCCTGGACACCTCCGGGCAGAAGCCGCGGGACTCGGTGATCGTGTCCGACCGGGGCGGCTACCGCTTCGCCAGTGGCGGGGTGCGGCTGGACGTGGCGCGGCTGGAGGAGATCGCGGTCGTCGCGGCCGCCGCCGAGGAGACGGGCGACTTCATCACCGCGGTGGACACCTTCGCCGACGCGCTCGGGCTGTTCCACGGCGAGCCACTGACGGGACTGCCCGGCGCGTTCGTCCAGGGCGAGCGGCGACGGCTGGAGGAACGCAGGCTCCTGCTGCTGCGCCGGAAACTGCGCGCACAGCTGAAACTCGGCCGCTTCGACGAGGTGATCGGCGAACTGTCGGCGCTGGTGTCCGCGGACCCGCCGAGCGAGCCGCTGGCCGCGTTGCTGATGCGGGCGCTCTACGGCGGCGGGCGTCAGGCGGAGGCGCTGGAGGTGTTCACCGACGTCCGCGAGCGGCTGGTGGAGCAACTCGGTGTCGAGCCGGGCGAGGAACTGCGGCAGGTACAGGAAGCGGTGCTGCGCGGGGACGACGCGCTGCTCGGTGTCTCCCAGCGCAAGGAGACGCCGCGCCGGATCCGCAACGAGCTGCCCGCCACCAACGGCGAACTCGTCGGCAGGGAACGGGAATTCGCGCTGCTCGTCGAGGACGGCGACCCGGAGGCGGTCACGGTCGACGCCGTCGACGGCGTGCCGGGCGCGGGCAAGACGACGCTCGCGGTGCGCGCGGCCCACCGGCTCCGCGAGTCCTATCCGGACGGTGCGCTGTTCGTGGATCTGCACGGGTACACCGAAGGTCGCGAGCCGGTGACGCCGGAGCGCGCTCTCAGGCGCCTGCTGCGCGCTGTCGGTGTCGAAGACGGCGCCATGCCGGACGATCTCGACGAACTGGCCGCGTCGTGGCGGGCGGCGACAGTGCATCTGCGGTTGCTGCTGGTACTCGACAACGCGGAGTCCGCCGGCCAGGTGCGGCCCCTGCTCCCGTCCGGGCCGGGCAGCCGTGTGCTGGTGACCAGCCGCCGTCGACTGTCCGGTTTGGACGCCGATCGCCGCGTTTCCCTCGGCGCGCTGGGACTCGAGGCCGCGGAACGGCTGCTCGGCCGCATCGTGGGGGCGCCGAGGGCCGAGGGTGAACGGTTCGCCGTGCGCGCGCTCGCCGGACTGTGCGGCAGGCTGCCGCTCGCGTTGCGGATCGCGGGCGCCCGGTTGCAGAACCGTCCGATGTGGACGTTCAAGGATCTGGTGGACCGGATGTCGGACGACGAGCGGCGCCTCGGCGAACTGACCGCCGAGGACCGCAGCGTCGAGGTGGCGCTGCGCCTGTCGTACGAGCAACTGCGGCCCGCCGAGCAACGCGCTTTCGGCGTGCTCGGCCTGACCCCGACGCCCGAATTCGACCGGCTTTCGGTCGCCGCACTGCTGGACTGTTCGCCCGCCGAGGCCGAGCGTCAGCTGGAAAGCCTCGTCGACGCGAGCCTCGTGCAGGAACCGGCGAGCGGCCGCTACCGGCTGCACGATCTGGTGGGGGTCTACGCACGACGGCTCGCCGGGGAACTGCCCGGTGAGGTCGTCGAAGAGGCCCGAAAACGGGTGTACGGTCTGTATCTCGGCGCCGCTCGCCGGGCGAGCGAATGGGGTGTCGCGCGGTTCCCGCTCGAATCCGGCGATGGACCTTTCACCGGGCAACGTGACGCGTCCGCGTGGCTGGACGCCGTCGGTGACCTGCCCGAGGTCGTCACTCAAGCGGCTGAGGCCGGGCTGGACGGCCTCGCGTGCTCGATCGCCGAGGGGCTGGTCGACTATCTCGCGCGCCAGCAGCGGTACCACGAATCCCGGACGGCACTGCAGATCGCGCTGCCGCTGGCCGAACGGGCCGAAGACGAGCGCTTGGTCTCGTCGCTGCGGTTCTGCCTCGGCTACGCCTATGCCATGCAGGGGCAACTGGACCGGGCGCGCGGCTGGTTCGACGAAGCGCTGCGGGCGGGTCAGGCGTCCGGCGACCGCGGAGTGGAGGCGCGGGCGCTGGGCGGGCTCACCATGGCCGATCTGATCGCGGGGCGGCACGATCTCGCGATCCCCGGCATGCGGCGGGTGATGATCATGGCCGAGGAAGTGGGGGACGGCTGGCTCGCCGAACGGACGTTGTCCGCGCTCGGATATCTCGCCTATCTGCGGGGCGAGCACGACGAAGCGCTCGTCCACCTCGGCCGCGCCCGTGACCTGAGCGAGGAGATCGGCAGCCCCGGGATGCTGGCGAGGGTGCTGTGCCACAGCGGCACCGTCCGCCTCGAAACCGGCAGGTTCGCCGAGGCCGTGCTGGACCTCCGGCGTTCGGTCGAACTCGCCGAGGAGACCACGGACGGCCTGCTGATCGCGACCAGCCTGGCTCGGCTCGGCGCCGCGGAACTGGAACTCGGGAACCTCGGCGAGGCGTTCGAACTCCAGCGGCGGGCGCTGACGGCGGTCACCGAGGAGACCATCATCGGGATGGAGTCGGAGATCCGCAACCGGCTCGGCCGCACCCATCTCGCCGCGGGCGACCCGGCGGCCGCCCGCGAGCATTTCGAATGGGTGCTGACCACCATCGGACCCGACGGTGATTCCCTGCAACGGTCGCTCGCGCTGGAAGGCCTGGACCTCACCAGACAGTCGGCCCACCGGCGTTGA
- a CDS encoding response regulator produces MTAAEIRVLLVDDQELVRSGLRRILRRRDGFVIAGECGDGAEVPAALAGGEVDVVVMDLRMKNVGGVEATSRLRRSGGHPPVLALTTFDDDNLLADALRAGAAGYVLKDSPAEDLIRAVRAVAGGDAWLDPGVTGRVLAAYRQAAGNGSGGRPLELLTPREQDVLRAIGRGLTNAEIAATLVISEVTVKSHIGRIFTKLQLRDRAAAIVYAFDHGIVVPG; encoded by the coding sequence GTGACCGCCGCCGAGATCCGCGTGCTGCTGGTCGACGATCAGGAGCTCGTCCGCTCCGGGCTGCGGCGCATCCTGCGGCGCCGCGACGGATTCGTCATCGCGGGGGAATGCGGCGACGGCGCGGAAGTGCCCGCGGCGCTGGCCGGAGGCGAGGTCGACGTCGTCGTGATGGACCTGCGGATGAAGAACGTCGGCGGCGTCGAGGCGACAAGCAGGTTGCGGCGGTCCGGTGGTCATCCGCCGGTGCTCGCGCTGACCACCTTCGACGACGACAACCTCTTGGCGGACGCGCTGCGGGCGGGTGCCGCGGGCTACGTCCTCAAGGATTCCCCCGCCGAAGACCTGATCCGGGCCGTGCGAGCGGTCGCCGGGGGCGACGCCTGGCTCGACCCCGGGGTCACCGGCCGCGTGCTCGCCGCGTACCGGCAGGCCGCCGGGAACGGCAGCGGCGGACGTCCCCTCGAACTGCTGACACCGAGGGAACAGGACGTGCTCCGGGCGATCGGACGCGGGCTGACCAACGCGGAGATCGCCGCGACACTCGTGATTTCGGAGGTGACCGTGAAAAGCCACATCGGCCGGATCTTCACCAAGCTCCAGCTGCGGGACCGCGCGGCGGCGATCGTCTACGCGTTCGACCACGGGATCGTGGTGCCGGGCTAG